The Flammeovirga yaeyamensis genome segment ATCAGCATCCAAACCATTAATGTAGTTCGCTCTTTCGATTAGAGGAGGAACTTCTGTTTTAATGATGCAGTTTCCTGAAGTGATGATATAGTGATCTTCATCTTCTGCAATAGCCACAATTCCTACACCAATATCTCTGCCATCTTTTTCAGAATATTGCTTTTCGGCAGAATAGTGATGAATATTTTGAGCCATTTCGATGACGATAGCGAAAAGACGTTTTGCTATAACCCTACTTTCAGGAGTATTTCTAAGACTTTTACCTATAAGAGCAAGAACATCCTGAGAGAAAATTCCTTGGAAAGCCAAAGATATTTTTCTTTCGGACAATTGCTGTTTAAAAGTCTTAACACTGAAATGTTCTATGTATGCCATAAGTATCGGCCTCTTTGTCGTTTAAAAAATCTGTAAAAACTATCAATTAGGCAATAGTTAAAAAACTGATTATGTTGCTCAGGATAGCATCCAAGATACTATTTTAAAAATAATAAACTTAAAAAAAGAGCATAATTCTTGAAAGAAAAAAT includes the following:
- a CDS encoding SiaB family protein kinase, yielding MAYIEHFSVKTFKQQLSERKISLAFQGIFSQDVLALIGKSLRNTPESRVIAKRLFAIVIEMAQNIHHYSAEKQYSEKDGRDIGVGIVAIAEDEDHYIITSGNCIIKTEVPPLIERANYINGLDADELKKFYREQRKMPQREGKPGANLGFIDMVRKSGNPIEINIKDYDETRSFFILSVKVNKEL